In Lodderomyces elongisporus chromosome 2, complete sequence, the following proteins share a genomic window:
- the MRPL27 gene encoding 60S ribosomal protein L27, mitochondrial, translating to MRASQVLNFQATAQASLRRPWKTYRDGTLWYGQLKSGSKRHPLTTKQGNKHYYKGTGSSGIGNIDSRGRYHINWDKVRTYVVPVGLNASKLKPLVSPNSPKFIQQVEGYADSFKSPELALHSAIKFVEEGPGATELDFEEMGYAEKIVNPKLLKNETHNEDNKSEKESVAV from the coding sequence ATGAGAGCATCACAAGTCCTTAACTTTCAAGCCACAGCACAGGCTTCCTTAAGGAGGCCCTGGAAAACGTATAGAGATGGAACGCTATGGTACGGTCAACTTAAATCGGGGTCAAAAAGACACCCCTTGACTACAAAGCAAGGTAATAAACACTATTATAAAGGTACTGGTTCCTCGGGTATCGGTAACATCGATAGTCGTGGAAGGTATCATATTAATTGGGACAAGGTGAGGACATACGTTGTGCCTGTAGGACTTAATGCAAGCAAATTGAAGCCATTAGTATCGCCGAACTCACCAAAATTTATCCAGCAAGTCGAGGGTTACGCTGATAGCTTCAAAAGTCCCGAGTTAGCCTTACATTCCGCCATCAAGTTTGTAGAGGAAGGACCAGGAGCTACGGAATTGGATTTTGAGGAAATGGGATACGCTGAGAAAATTGTTAATCCTAAActattgaaaaatgaaacacATAACGAAGATAACAAATCCGAAAAAGAGTCAGTGGCGGTATAA